A region of the Cucurbita pepo subsp. pepo cultivar mu-cu-16 chromosome LG14, ASM280686v2, whole genome shotgun sequence genome:
agttaaattacaaatttcgatataaaattaattctataatacatattttattaatatattaaacacgttgttgaactaaaatttaaaattaatcaaatctTAATCTTAGCTAAGGatctattaaataaatgaacgaGTAGATTGAGATTTACTGGAAAGATTAATCTATGACCGAGGGTAGGTATTTACGATGTAATCTTTCCCCATGAATCAAAGCATCTTGATTCTCTGTattgtaatgttttttttaatcggatttaatttaattttttaatgatttttttgtttctctattaactaaaatatttttttcgtaTGAATTAAAGGTTGAATTTAAATGGTTATATTCGAGGttattttcgtaattatctTAGTTTCgattcatattaattaaagCACCTTGATTCTCGgacttttgtaattttattttcataaataaaggaattaaagtatttttatgaTCTAGGTTCAATGTCTAGCcctttttgtaatattttacGTTAGGTTATCATTTACGAAACTTTGATGTGATTTTAAGCATCTATGAAAATCTAATTTCTTATGACACTTTCTCCATATGCCAAACATAttcctaaaacaaaaattaaaaacaaagaagtcTAAAGGATTGAATTTGTAACCCtaatattttacctatttaatttaagttattACTATACCTTTAAATGtggaatatatattaaatggcCCTAATCATAAATGCTACTTATTCTCGTCTTTTAttacaaggaaaaagaaaagaacattattgaaataaaggaaaagtaacaaaaccaaaagattgaattttgaactctgggtcgattaaaaactaaaaagataaaaataaataaaaatcaaattgagaagcaatgcaaggaaacatatattcgatcttgagcctgaagctctgataccaaatgatatgtggaaatcactacaaggggagtaagattcggattaccttgttgatcgaatatttcaaggcaagaacattgtttgagatttgaatcactccacaagcaaaatcgatcatgtctagcttgaatgattcttgatgatcaaatatctcaacgcaagaacacttgtttgagattcaaatcactccacaagcaagattgatcatgtcgaacTTGAATGGTTCTACAtgtaacctaaactacatagaattgcaaagaaactgaGTCATTagctaaagaaagcacaaaggctccttttactctattttccaagtctacttataaatacaacaaacatggctttatatagcctcaaaatgaaactattgaaggcattccaagagtggTAACAggaccataattaaccatcaTGTAATTGTAAtctaatgtaaataaaaagtcataaaatacattaatgaaatacaataactctaaattactctaaattgcaatccacccaaaatttataacatgaaacttcattcttctccaatgtggcatgaattaaaataccttttcataattttaacaatattttcttcacatcttcattgaagtatattgtatgattgatgtctcttggttcgtGTTTAGTATAAttagaatgaaataaaaacaaaagaaattaattaatcaaaaaaTTTGCTGGAGTAACCATGATAGCATGAGAAAGGCCCCACACAAAACAAGACAacaatatgttttattttctccatttccaCAGCTTAAAAAGCATATGTCCATgagataataaaattattacaataatgTTGGTAACAACGAGCAACAAACCCTCATCTAATTTGGGATCTTCCTCTATTTATTAGCCGATCTCCCAACTTATTAAATTTAGAACCATACTAATATATCACATTCTTGAGAACCCCTCACACGCTCATGTCACGTCGAGGTACTATAGTTTAAACCACAGCTATTGCATCGATTTCGATCTTAGCATTTTTGGGCAACGCTCCAGCCTGAAATGTTGACCGAGCTGGAGCAGGGTACTCGGAAAAGTCTGTAAAAAAGACCAAAAACTCCTctcaatttcatcttcttcactaaaaaagttacaaaaatatgaaagagaAGAACTTACATTTAGCATAAATTTCATTCACTAATGCAAAGTCTGCTACATCAGCCAGCCTGCAACAAAGAATTGTTGTAAAAATGTAGGTTTgaagactaaaaaaaaaaaacgaccattttccaaaaaaaaacctcGAAATATACGAAAAAGGATTTCATACATAATAGTTGTCTTAACCACTCTATTATAGTCCACACCTCCGGCTTTCAATATTGCACCTATATTTTTGAGGGCCTGCATAATcgtatttcatttcattttctaacattttttttataaaacttttggGTCTACAAAGCACAACAAGatctaatgaaaaaaataataaataatacctGCTCAGTTTGGTCTCCAACATGATCGGAAATTAATTCTCCTGTCTGTATTAAATCATAAACATACACATTCAATTAGACCTCATAGAAAGTGCATACACATACACGAAATTCGAAACTACGAATCTACAAATACATGTAAGTGGACCTAATCATTTGAGTTATGTTGGATtagacatttaaaaaattcacacAATCTACACATAAAGTAGACcgtaacaataaataaaatcataaaatgatGAAGCTACCTCAGGAATCAGACCTAGGGAGCCAGACACAAATATAAAGTTGTTGGCTATGATGCCTTGAGAATATGGCCCTAATGCTTCTGGAGCCTCTTCGGTTGCAATAGGTGTGATATCTGTCGCAGAAGACGTTGATGGCCATTGATATTatgatagaaaaatatttgggaggaaaaaaccaatttttactcttggattttaaatttattatattggTCTATTTTTATAGGAATTGTAATGTTTTTGTCCGCATTTATGTAGTTAAAGGGTTGAAATGAgattcaaaacttttagaaactACAAAGTCTAAAATTAGACTTGCAAAGACACTTGTAGAAAAACATCAATCGTTAATACCAACATAATTCGactattaaaaaacattatatatctCTAATCTAAtcaaaagattgaaaatcccgttttaaaaaacgaaaaattagaaaaacataTCGATGTAAGTGAGAGCGTAGTACCATCACACTCGGAAATGGCGTGGCATTTGAAGGACATGTTGCGGTTTGAAATAGATGGAATAGATGAAGGGCGGCGCCACAAGGACACGGCGGCGCCGACAGAGGGAGTGACAGTGCGCGGCCGTGAAATGACGTTGGAGGCCGGAATTTGGAAGGTGTGAGCCGTGCAGTAAGCCATACGTCTACAGTTTAATTGGCAGTGGGTGAGTGGATGAGATCGGAGCTTTCATTTACGCACCTTTTTATGGAGGTTGAGGAGGACCACTCCAATAATTTGCATTTTGTTTCGCAGTCCCTATAGTTTTGCATTATTGTACCACCaccccaaaattaaaattatttatttaatttgaaatttttatatttaaagattaaaatactGAAATACGTGCTAATTTAGAGAGTAATCATgcatttataatcaaggaatactcctCCATTtatatgaggccttttaggagtcgagcctctttaaagtataataaaaaatgactaaaactccaaaaaaaaaaagggtcgagcctattcaaaattaaaattaaaattaagataagaAAGAATCTTTTATAacttaaaactattttttattttatttcctttccaCAACATATCTtcacatgttttatttttgtttcctcaTTTTCCTCGATGCATCGATTTGTGGTCCTTTCTTTGTCTTATCTGATGTTTATATTCAATTCATCCACGTAAGTTTGAATTATGGactaaggaaaaaaataataataatagaacaATACTTTATtgttaaatcttaaaaaaaaaacaatttaaaaaatggatggATTTCTCCACTAcaaatttcttataataaataatttagaaacgCATTAAACGATGAACGTGAGAAATTCGATTAAAAATCGCCCAATGAATCTTAGTaggattatttttttcttttcttttttcattcataattaaatttttgttgataCGAGACGTAGCTTTTCAAGTTAACGATGATGGGATGGagttcgagttttttttttctttttttttttttgaagaagagTGACGATGATGTGGAACAGCGACATTAACATTGATGTGTCAAAGAACAGTCGTAGGGAACGGAGGGGAGAGGTCTaaagagaagaggagagagaatttCTACtcgaattattattatcatcctcactattattattattattattatttattaagaaatttacgattaattattttttaaatgtgggAGACTCtaatagttaaattataaaatttactaACTAAATTTGTGAGTACgatctttattttcttctcattcCCTTTATTGATACATGCAACTCTTCCAATGAAGTGTTTTGTGGAGAGAAATTAGTATATTGAAGACGATTATTGAACCAAATTTAGTTATAATAATACTAATGAGagaaactaataaaattattaggtAGATGAAATGAaacgtttaaataaaataattttagtatcatactGATGAGATAAGAGTTGATGTCTTCGAGGAGAGAGGTAATAACATATTAAATGTGCATTATTAAATTATGCATGGGTTCGTCATACCAATCtatcaaataaagaaatagagaaagaGGAATTTAATCTCTTATCTTTTTTACTCTTCTCCCCTAACATCAGATGATCTCTTCTACTTGAAGAGATGTGAACTTCCTTTGCTTCCTACGAGCTAACTTGACACTTTCGACTATTTTCTAAACATCTTATGATGTGTTAGGGTGCTCtctttatacatttttttaaaactaagaaATACTCGTTCCATTCATCGTCTGAGTTTTGGCTTAATCACATTGGTGATGAAAGTTATCCAACTACTAGTATTACATCCAACAGAGTTGCTGATGCATACTCACTTTTGTTCAACGTATTcatacaaataaaaacatcGGTTGTCATGAATGTCCCTGATTAATTACACATCACGAAAGGAGTATTGTGCACTCTAATGTCTTAAGATAGACGCTTGATCTCTACATGCATGACATGACTATTAAGTGTAGAATcgttcatttaaaatatttttaaaacgatGTTATGGACTTAAATGTTTgtaataaaaactttaaagcaaaaacatgagaaaatttaaataaaacaaagaaaagaataaaacaatgTGATATGAATTAAAGCATATGTAACACTCCAAAGccatttgaaaactaaatctGTAAACTTGATACACATTAGGGAGTTGGTTAAAATAACCTGTAAACTTGATACACATTTAGGCTATTTGAAAAGGAGTTGGTTGAAGTATTTTAGGCAAGGAGTAGTGGGAGGTTGATGGATtagttgttgttattattattagtattaattaacttattttctttatatatttattttttactttttactttttacttttaaggttgttatcattcaaaataaatgttaaatttcGAGGGTTGAAATTTAGATCTATCTAAGAAGACGAAATGTGTTacttaatatataaatataaatgatattaatataaatgaaaatgataagaTGAGACTAGAtggactagagggttgtgttaCTTAATGTCCAATGAGCATGTGTTACTTC
Encoded here:
- the LOC111810485 gene encoding 2-iminobutanoate/2-iminopropanoate deaminase-like; protein product: MAYCTAHTFQIPASNVISRPRTVTPSVGAAVSLWRRPSSIPSISNRNMSFKCHAISECDDITPIATEEAPEALGPYSQGIIANNFIFVSGSLGLIPETGELISDHVGDQTEQALKNIGAILKAGGVDYNRVVKTTIMLADVADFALVNEIYAKYFSEYPAPARSTFQAGALPKNAKIEIDAIAVV